In one window of Campylobacter hepaticus DNA:
- a CDS encoding twin-arginine translocation signal domain-containing protein, translating into MKNRREFLKKSALALGAAGMFGSTTLALAENEERKDLVKGKSKKKEVLFQRSANWEKYYTKAQ; encoded by the coding sequence TTGAAAAATCGCAGGGAATTTCTTAAAAAATCTGCTCTGGCTTTAGGGGCTGCTGGAATGTTTGGCAGTACTACTTTAGCTTTAGCTGAAAATGAAGAAAGAAAAGATTTGGTAAAAGGTAAAAGTAAGAAAAAAGAAGTGCTTTTTCAAAGAAGTGCTAATTGGGAAAAATATTATACAAAGGCTCAATAA